The genomic interval CTTGTTGATGATCTCCATCTTCTCCGACTGTAGTTCGAGCGACGTCACGACATTGCGTCCGCGGTCGGCGGGTTTGCCGTAAGCGGCCCACGTGCGGCACTCGGCGGCGATCTCCTCATCGGTCCTGCGGGGCCGCTGCGGAGCGAGCACCACCTTCTCCATCATCTGTCCGATCGCGCCGTCGGCCAGGATCATGGCCGGATTGCGGTACTTGAAGGCCAGATCGAACGCCTCGGCCACATGGTCGTGCATCTCCTGCACCGAGTTGGGCGCGAAGACGATCAGATGGAAGTCGCCGTGCCCGCCGCCCTTGCAGGCCTGGAAATAGTCGCCCTGCGAAGGCTGGATCGTGCCCAGTCCCGGACCGCCGCGCTGGCAGTTCACGACAAGGCACGGAAGCTCGGCCCCGGCCAGATAGCTCAGCCCCTCGGACATCAGACTGATGCCGGGGCTCGACGAGGAGGTCATCACCCGTTTACCGGTCGAAGCCCCGCCGTAAACCATGTTGATCGACGAAATCTCCGACTCGGCCTGCAGGACCACCATGCCGGTCGTCTCCCAGGGCTTGAGCTCCATGAGCGTCTCCATCACCTCCGACTGGGGCGTGATCGGGTAGCCGAAATACCCGTCGCAACCGTAGCGGATCGCCGCATGGGCGATCACCTCGTTGCCTTTCATCAATTTTATCTCCTTCTCTGCCATAGCTATTCGAATTTTTGACGATAAACCGTGATGACGCTGTCGGGACAGATCACCGCGCACGAGGCGCAACCCGTGCAGGCGTCGGGATTCGCCATCCGGGCCACCGGATAGCCCTTGCTGTTCACCTCGGCCGACAATTCGAGCACCGCGCACGGACACGACGCCACGCAGACCCCGCACCCTTTGCACCGTTCCTTATCGACCACGATCGTTCCTTTGATTTTTGCCATATCGACGTTGTTTGTTTGTTCTTACAAATGTAAGAAAATTTCGACAAATACTCGATTGTTCGCAACAAAACTTTCGGGAAATCCGATGACCCGGAAGCGATCGTCCGGCGGTCCGGGCGTCCGAACGCGCTGCCGGCAAAAAATATCCGCACCCCGGCAGCGGCCGCTGCGGCGGAAAACCGCATCCATTCACGGCGGAAACCGCACTCCGGGCCTCGGCACACCCGTTACGCCGCCGGAACCGTACCCCGGACAGGAGCCCACATCCGGCCGACCGGAAACCTCCCGGCAAAGCACCGCACACGAATCCGCTCCGGGCAGGAAGGGCAGGGCGGCCGCGGCAGATTCCGCAATCGCGCCCCATAAAAAAGCGGGGACCGCCCTCCGAGGCGATCCCCGCACATGCTGTCCGCAACGGGTTCCTCCGCAGGCGGCGGTTCCTGCGGCCCGCAGTCCCGTCACTCGCCGAAGGAGTGAATCACCACGCCCGAGCGCAGCTTCGGCTCGAACCACGTGGTCTTCGGCGGCATGATATTGCCCGTGTCGGCGATGTCAATCAGTTGCTTCATCGAGACGGGGTAGAGGGCGAAGGCCGCCTGCATCTCCCCGCTGTCCACGCGGCGCTTCAGCTCGCCCAGTCCGCGGATGCCGCCCACGAAGTCGATCCGTTTCGACGTCCGGAGGTCCCCGATGCCCAGAATCCGGTCCAGCACCCGGTTAGAAAGCACCGTTACGTCCAGCACCCCGATCGGGTCGTGGTCGTCGTAGGTTCCCGGTTTGGCCGTCAGGCTGTACCAGCGGCCTCCGAGGTACATCGAGAAATTGTGCAGCGCCTGCGGACGGTACTCCTCCGCGCCCTTCTCCTCGACCGTGAAATCCTCTTTCAGCCGTTCGACGAACGCCTCGGGCGTCAGTCCGTTCAGGTCCTTCACCACGCGGTTGTAGTCGATGATGCGGAGCTGACTGGCGGGGAACGTCACGGCCAGGAAATAGCAGTACTCCTCCTCGCCCGTATGATGCGGATTCTTCCCGCGGCACTCCGCGCCCACACGCGCGGCAGCGGCCGTGCGGTGGTGTCCGTCAGCGACGTACAGCGCCGGAATACCTTTGAATATCTCCGTGATGCGGTCGTTCGTAGCCCGGTCGCGGATCACCCAGAGCTTGTGCCCGAATCCGTCCTCGGCCGTGAAGTCGTACTCCGGGGCTTCGGACTTCACCACGCCTTCCACGATGGCGTCGATCTCCGCGTTGTCGGGATAGGCGAAGAACACCGGCTCGATATTGGCCTGCTGATTGCGAACGTGGATCATGCGG from Alistipes dispar carries:
- a CDS encoding 3-methyl-2-oxobutanoate dehydrogenase subunit VorB, producing the protein MAEKEIKLMKGNEVIAHAAIRYGCDGYFGYPITPQSEVMETLMELKPWETTGMVVLQAESEISSINMVYGGASTGKRVMTSSSSPGISLMSEGLSYLAGAELPCLVVNCQRGGPGLGTIQPSQGDYFQACKGGGHGDFHLIVFAPNSVQEMHDHVAEAFDLAFKYRNPAMILADGAIGQMMEKVVLAPQRPRRTDEEIAAECRTWAAYGKPADRGRNVVTSLELQSEKMEIINKRLQDKYRALEENEVRYEAIGCDDAEWVIVAFGSSARICSATVEMARAEGLKVGLLRPITLYPFPKKQIAELAARGVRGFLSAELNAGQMVEDVRLAVNGKAPVEHYGRQGGMLFNPDEVLDALKEKLINK
- a CDS encoding 4Fe-4S binding protein codes for the protein MAKIKGTIVVDKERCKGCGVCVASCPCAVLELSAEVNSKGYPVARMANPDACTGCASCAVICPDSVITVYRQKFE
- a CDS encoding DUF1015 domain-containing protein; its protein translation is MVRIKPFRGIRPPKQYAAEVASRPYDVLNSAEAKAEATERSLLHIIKPEIDFDPIADEHAPEVYARAVENFRKWRERGWLVQDPGEYYYIYAQTMEGRTQYGLAMCCHFEDYLSGAIKKHELTRTEKEEDRMIHVRNQQANIEPVFFAYPDNAEIDAIVEGVVKSEAPEYDFTAEDGFGHKLWVIRDRATNDRITEIFKGIPALYVADGHHRTAAAARVGAECRGKNPHHTGEEEYCYFLAVTFPASQLRIIDYNRVVKDLNGLTPEAFVERLKEDFTVEEKGAEEYRPQALHNFSMYLGGRWYSLTAKPGTYDDHDPIGVLDVTVLSNRVLDRILGIGDLRTSKRIDFVGGIRGLGELKRRVDSGEMQAAFALYPVSMKQLIDIADTGNIMPPKTTWFEPKLRSGVVIHSFGE